One Alligator mississippiensis isolate rAllMis1 chromosome 16, rAllMis1, whole genome shotgun sequence genomic region harbors:
- the MFSD12 gene encoding major facilitator superfamily domain-containing protein 12 isoform X1 — protein MAEPPGRALPARARLSYAVGHVLNDLCASMWFTYLLAYAHSVLGYSSAAAGALLLAGQVADGVCTPLVGYESDRSAGCGRYGRRKSWHLAGTICVLLCFPFIFNPCLGCQESTPQWAALFYFIPFIIIFQFGWAATQISHLSLIPELVTTDHEKVELTALRYAFTVMANITVYAVAWLLLHFQNRHAGPQEQMDHLGKQDIPVFRNLSLIVVGLGALFSLLFHMGTKEKKHPQARPPDPEEHTPLLHGGGRTPPRPFMLWKHWLLEPAFYQVAMLYMVTRLIVNLSQTYIAMYLTNSLLLPKKFIATIPLVMYISGFLSSFLMKPVNKWIGRNLTYFAGLLIILAFATWVALDRRIGVEIYGAAVLLGAGSATILVTSLSMTADLIGSNTHSGAFVYGAMSFTDKVANGLAVMAIQNLHPCPSQLCCTACIEFYHWVIVVVTGGVAVAATVCLCCIMIWPIQIRFHDVSVLGLAGDTPREAGSVEDRSRSSTVN, from the exons atggcagagccccccgggcGGGCGCTGCCGGCGCGGGCGCGGCTCAGCTACGCGGTGGGGCACGTGCTGAACGACCTGTGCGCGTCCATGTGGTTCACCTACCTGCTGGCCTACGCGCACAGCGTGCTGGGCTACAGCTCGGCGGCCGCGGGCGCGCTGCTGCTGGCGGGGCAGGTGGCCGACGGCGTCTGCACCCCGCTCGTGGGCTACGAGTCGGACCGCTCGGCCGGCTGCGGCCGCTACGGCCGGAGGAAGTCCTGGCACCTCGCGG GGACTATCTGTGTCCTGCTGTGCTTTCCCTTCATCTTcaacccctgcctgggctgccaggagAGCACACCCCAATGGGCAGCTCTCTTCTACTTCATCCCCTTCATAATCATCTTCCAGTTCGGCTGGGCAGCCACCCAGATCTCCCACCTCTCACTCATCCCAGAGCTGGTGACGACCGACCATGAGAAGGTGGAGCTCACTGCTCTCAG GTACGCCTTCACTGTCATGGCCAACATCACTGTGTATGCTGTGGCCTGGCTACTCTTGCACTTCCAGAATAGGCACGCAGGGCCACAAGAGCAGATGGATCACCTGGGCAAGCAGGACATCCCCGTGTTTCGG aACCTGTCCCTCATCGTGGTCGGGCTGGGTGCCCTGTTCTCACTCCTCTTCCACATGGGCACCAAGGAGAAGAAGCACCCCCAAGCCAGGCCACCTGACCCTGAGGAGCACACACCGCTGCTGCACGGTGGGGGCAGGACCCCCCCACGCCCATTTATGCTGTGGAAGCACTGGCTGCTGGAGCCTGCCTTCTACCAG GTGGCGATGCTGTACATGGTCACACGGCTCATCGTCAATCTGTCTCAGACCTACATTGCCATGTACCTGACCAACTCGCTGCTGCTGCCCAAG AAGTTCATTGCCACCATACCCCTGGTGATGTACATCAGCGGCTTCCTTTCCTCATTCCTCATGAAGCCAGTGAACAAGTGGATAGGCCGAAAT CTGACCTACTTTGCAGGGCTGCTCATCATCCTGGCCTTtgccacctgggtggccctggaTCGCCGGATAGGAGTTGAGATTTATGGAGCAGCAGTGCTGCTCGGGGCTGGCTCAGCCACCATCTTGGTCACGTCCCTCTCCATGACTGCTGACCTGATTGGTTCCAACACG CACAGTGGAGCCTTTGTCTATGGGGCCATGAGCTTCACAGACAAAGTGGCCAACGGGCTGGCAGTGATGGCCATCCAGAACCTGCATCCCTGCCC gtcccagctctgctgcactgcTTGTATTGAGTTCTACCACTGGGTGATAGTGGTGGTCACTGGTGGGGTAGCTGTGGCTGCCACTGTATGTCTGTGTTGCATCATGATCTGGCCGATCCAGATCCGATTCC ATGATGTCTcggtgctggggctggctggagacacacccagggaggctgggagtgtTGAAGACAGGAGCCGAAGCAGCACGGTCAACTGA
- the MFSD12 gene encoding major facilitator superfamily domain-containing protein 12 isoform X2, producing MLLRAPERKAKEEVTKCASACLWGFLCCCSCDGTICVLLCFPFIFNPCLGCQESTPQWAALFYFIPFIIIFQFGWAATQISHLSLIPELVTTDHEKVELTALRYAFTVMANITVYAVAWLLLHFQNRHAGPQEQMDHLGKQDIPVFRNLSLIVVGLGALFSLLFHMGTKEKKHPQARPPDPEEHTPLLHGGGRTPPRPFMLWKHWLLEPAFYQVAMLYMVTRLIVNLSQTYIAMYLTNSLLLPKKFIATIPLVMYISGFLSSFLMKPVNKWIGRNLTYFAGLLIILAFATWVALDRRIGVEIYGAAVLLGAGSATILVTSLSMTADLIGSNTHSGAFVYGAMSFTDKVANGLAVMAIQNLHPCPSQLCCTACIEFYHWVIVVVTGGVAVAATVCLCCIMIWPIQIRFHDVSVLGLAGDTPREAGSVEDRSRSSTVN from the exons ATGCTACTCAGGGCTCCTGAAAGGAAGGCTAAGGAAGAAGTGACTAAGTGTGCAAGTGCCTGCCTATGGGGATTTCTGTGCTGTTGCTCCTGTGATG GGACTATCTGTGTCCTGCTGTGCTTTCCCTTCATCTTcaacccctgcctgggctgccaggagAGCACACCCCAATGGGCAGCTCTCTTCTACTTCATCCCCTTCATAATCATCTTCCAGTTCGGCTGGGCAGCCACCCAGATCTCCCACCTCTCACTCATCCCAGAGCTGGTGACGACCGACCATGAGAAGGTGGAGCTCACTGCTCTCAG GTACGCCTTCACTGTCATGGCCAACATCACTGTGTATGCTGTGGCCTGGCTACTCTTGCACTTCCAGAATAGGCACGCAGGGCCACAAGAGCAGATGGATCACCTGGGCAAGCAGGACATCCCCGTGTTTCGG aACCTGTCCCTCATCGTGGTCGGGCTGGGTGCCCTGTTCTCACTCCTCTTCCACATGGGCACCAAGGAGAAGAAGCACCCCCAAGCCAGGCCACCTGACCCTGAGGAGCACACACCGCTGCTGCACGGTGGGGGCAGGACCCCCCCACGCCCATTTATGCTGTGGAAGCACTGGCTGCTGGAGCCTGCCTTCTACCAG GTGGCGATGCTGTACATGGTCACACGGCTCATCGTCAATCTGTCTCAGACCTACATTGCCATGTACCTGACCAACTCGCTGCTGCTGCCCAAG AAGTTCATTGCCACCATACCCCTGGTGATGTACATCAGCGGCTTCCTTTCCTCATTCCTCATGAAGCCAGTGAACAAGTGGATAGGCCGAAAT CTGACCTACTTTGCAGGGCTGCTCATCATCCTGGCCTTtgccacctgggtggccctggaTCGCCGGATAGGAGTTGAGATTTATGGAGCAGCAGTGCTGCTCGGGGCTGGCTCAGCCACCATCTTGGTCACGTCCCTCTCCATGACTGCTGACCTGATTGGTTCCAACACG CACAGTGGAGCCTTTGTCTATGGGGCCATGAGCTTCACAGACAAAGTGGCCAACGGGCTGGCAGTGATGGCCATCCAGAACCTGCATCCCTGCCC gtcccagctctgctgcactgcTTGTATTGAGTTCTACCACTGGGTGATAGTGGTGGTCACTGGTGGGGTAGCTGTGGCTGCCACTGTATGTCTGTGTTGCATCATGATCTGGCCGATCCAGATCCGATTCC ATGATGTCTcggtgctggggctggctggagacacacccagggaggctgggagtgtTGAAGACAGGAGCCGAAGCAGCACGGTCAACTGA